A genomic stretch from Arachis stenosperma cultivar V10309 chromosome 3, arast.V10309.gnm1.PFL2, whole genome shotgun sequence includes:
- the LOC130969273 gene encoding uncharacterized protein LOC130969273, translated as MDKVSSDCPYPGCFFCVMKEGNPSKRRASILKFFRELPSQDDDGQVLPISGLWNTAMAHPNDPEFIELGIFECMAALIWKGLKNRRWLSHDQNIYIPYYAAHIIGSYTMNMEEFAESAVHAGVIPALVELLRGRLTWVEQRVAVRALGHLATYASTFPTVASHGEILELSIQLAMSSLEIVYSHFYQYVDRRLSYHCDLLTRGMGGVEMESRKAEEWASQLQCWSLQLINCFAFKPEFLPTICKTEFLIKLPGMWGGLVNENSPAGIGLLRTICHQKLGRGPIASCPSIIEALCNIARSSDDWQYMAIDCLLWLLQDPNTCHKVIDKVVPALVDLAEITTLGDHKKLGDSIVGVLQDCIQSQGSGRSSISGRTSEQIEDLLNSKQRLKWEKNMPKEDLHIKQAAALVVKLEGNSLFSSGNISGAASKYSEALSLCPMRSKKERVVLYSNRAQCHLLLQQPLAAISDATRALCLHKPLNRHAKSLWRRAQAYDMLGLAKESLLDAILFINECSQSNDPDLSQRQNKVPDYAERLVKKQMRAAWLFREAAIKHGGVHSQGDAGDLYGPDTDDSEWETASESDIGNDGRDDMGEEDDGDWNNDDDGKDYEKPLLKDIKHGYSVQLAAEEP; from the exons ATGGATAAAGTTTCATCAGACTGTCCATACCCGGGGTGCTTCTTTTGTGTTATGAAGGAAGGGAATCCAAGTAAACGTAGAGCAAGTATACTGAAATTCTTTCGGGAACTTCCATCTCAGGATGATGATGGTCAGGTGCTCCCTATCAGTGGCTTGTGGAACACGGCAATGGCACATCCAAATGACCCTGAATTCATAGAGCTAGGAATTTTTGAATGCATGGCTGCTCTAATATGGAAGGGACTGAAGAATCGGCGCTGGCTTTCTCACGATCAAAATATTTACATTCCTTATTATGCAGCTCATATAATTGGTTCCTACACAATGAATATGGAAGAATTTGCTGAAAGTGCTGTGCATGCTGGGGTCATTCCTGCTCTGGTTGAGCTTTTAAGAGGTAGATTAACTTGGGTTGAGCAGAGAGTAGCAGTACGAGCTTTAGGACATTTAGCTACGTATGCCAGCACTTTTCCTACTGTAGCAAGTCATGGTGAAATTCTTGAGCTCTCCATCCAGTTAGCAATGAGTTCCCTTGAAATAGTTTATTCGCACTTTTACCAATATGTTGATAGAAGGCTAAGTTATCATTGTGATTTGCTTACACGTGGCATGGGTGGTGTTGAAATGGAGTCCAGGAAGGCTGAGGAATGGGCTAGTCAGTTGCAATGTTGGTCCCTTCAGCTGATTAATTGCTTTGCTTTCAAACCTGAATTCCTTCCTACGATATGCAAAACCGAATTTCTGATCAAACTACCTGGCATGTGGGGTGGACTTGTTAATGAAAATTCACCAGCTGGTATTGGTTTATTAAGAACAATTTGTCATCAAAAGCTTGGTAGGGGACCCATTGCCAGTTGTCCCAGTATTATTGAAGCTTTGTGTAATATTGCCCGGTCTTCAGATGATTGGCAGTATATGGCAATTGATTGTcttctatggcttcttcaagaTCCCAATACATGTCACAAG GTGATTGATAAAGTGGTTCCTGCATTAGTTGACCTTGCCGAAATTACAACTCTTGGCGACCACAAAAAGCTTGGTGATTCCATTGTTGGTGTTCTTCAGGACTGCATCCAGTCGCAGGGGTCAGGAAGAAGCTCAATTAGTGGTCGCACTAGTGAACAAATTGAGGACCTATTAAATTCAAAGCAAAGGTTAAAATGGGAAAAGAATATGCCCAAGGAAGATCTACACATTAAGCAGGCTGCAGCTCTGGTGGTCAAGCTTGAAGGAAATTCTCTGTTCTCATCTGGAAATATTTCTGGAGCTGCATCAAAATACTCAGAAGCATTGTCATTATGTCCGATGAGATCCAAGAAGGAGAGAGTTGTTCTATATAGTAATCGAGCTCAATGCCATCTTTTGCTGCAGCAACCTTTGGCTGCCATCAGTGATGCTACCCGTGCACTATGCCTTCATAAACCTCTCAACCGTCATGCCAAAAGCCTTTGGAGAAGAGCACAAGCTTATGACATGCTTGGGTTAGCAAAAGAGAGTTTATTGGATGCCATTCTATTTATTAATGAATGCTCTCAATCAAATGATCCTGATCTCTCACAGAGACAAAATAAAGTTCCGGATTATGCTGAGCGATTAGTCAAGAAACAGATGCGTGCTGCTTGGTTATTTCGAGAGGCAGCTATTAAGCATGGGGGTGTCCATAGTCAAGGTGATGCTGGTGATTTATATGGCCCAGATACTGATGACTCTGAATGGGAGACGGCAAGTGAAAGTGATATAGGAAACGATGGAAGGGATGATATGGGTGAAGAGGATGACGGTGATTGGAATAATGATGACGACGGGAAAGATTATGAAAAGCCTTTGCTGAAAG ACATAAAGCACGGATATAGTGTGCAACTTGCAGCAGAAGAACCATGA